A single window of Dendropsophus ebraccatus isolate aDenEbr1 chromosome 5, aDenEbr1.pat, whole genome shotgun sequence DNA harbors:
- the LOC138794017 gene encoding olfactory receptor 6N1-like, producing MGAVLAGTLDQALAGTLEAPVPQDQLRQVDEDYRQAVVSSNLTITPVTEFIIFGFPSLQQYQLLLFCVFLLIYLFTITGNGSIIFLVALDRRLHTPMYFFVSNLSVLDLSYATVTIPKMLAKFSMNLDTISYKACLAQMYIFESLVVTECFLLTAMAYDRYVAICSPLHYPTIMTKRRYLLLIAMVWVGGFAAPAPVLILALNILFCGPNMIHHYYCDHPPLLQLACSDTSVNIAVGSTIGALSLLISLILVIISYIKIILAILKMNSKEGRMKMFSTCASHFTVVSIFYLPLTVIYIQPKASSDVDSLVALLYTVLTPMMNPVIYSLRNKDIIEAFKKKIHFVTKE from the exons atgggagcggtgctagcaggaaCGCTGGATCAAGCGCTGGCAGGAACGCTGGAAGCTCCGGTACCACAGGATCAGCTGCGGCAG GTGGATGAGGATTACCGTCAAGCAGTAGTTTCTTCCAATCTGACCATTACTCCTGTAACAGAATTCATCATCTTTGGTTTCCCGAGTCTTCAGCAGTATCAGCTTCTGCTCTTCTGTGTGTTCCTCCTTATATATCTGTTCACCATCACTGGGAATGGAAGCATCATCTTCTTGGTGGCCCTTGACCGCCGGCTGCATACTCCTATGTATTTCTTTGTCAGTAACTTATCTGTCCTTGATCTGAGCTACGCAACGGTAACCATCCCTAAGATGTTGGCCAAGTTCTCCATGAACCTTGACACCATTTCTTATAAGGCCTGCTTGGCTCAGATGTATATTTTTGAGTCTTTAGTAGTTACAGAGTGTTTCTTACTGACGGCAATGGCTTATGACAGATATGTCGCCATATGTTCTCCTCTACATTACCCGACCATCATGACTAAGAGACGATATCTACTGTTGATAGCTATGGTATGGGTCGGTGGTTTTGCTGCCCCAGCCCCAGTCTTAATTTTAGCCTTGAATATACTATTTTGTGGCCCTAATATGATCCATCATTATTACTGTGACCATCCACCATTGTTGCAGTTGGCCTGTTCTGACACCTCTGTAAATATAGCGGTCGGCTCCACCATCGGGGCTCTATCTCTTCTAATATCATTGATTCTAGTCATCATTTCTTACATTAAAATCATATTAGCCATCCTGAAAATGAATTCCAAAGAAGGACGTATGAAGATGTTCTCCACATGCGCCTCACACTTCACTGTGGTCAGTATCTTCTACTTGCCGCTTACcgtcatatatatacagccaaagGCCTCCTCAGATGTGGACTCTCTGGTGGCCCTGCTCTACACAGTATTAACACCTATGATGaatccagttatatacagcctcaGGAACAAGGACATTATAGAGGCTTTCAAGAAGAAAATCCACTTTGTAACCAAAGAATAG